The Herbaspirillum sp. RTI4 genome has a segment encoding these proteins:
- a CDS encoding disulfide bond formation protein B: protein MKPRTTMKPALLLTALLCILCLCAALYLQIVEEMAPCPLCIIQRYIYALIAILCLLGAFLPTGVARVAGNLAGLLALGGVGAAGWHIWVKAHPGTTCGVDPLETPLNQLPTAKLFPALFQVDGLCTTDYGTTLGLSVPQWSLLGFVLVSIVLLVALARQR from the coding sequence ATGAAACCGAGAACAACCATGAAACCTGCCCTGCTACTGACCGCCCTGCTGTGCATCCTGTGCCTGTGCGCTGCGCTGTATTTGCAAATCGTTGAAGAAATGGCTCCCTGCCCGCTGTGCATTATCCAGCGCTATATTTACGCCCTGATCGCCATCCTCTGCCTGCTCGGCGCTTTTCTGCCGACGGGCGTTGCGCGCGTCGCTGGCAATCTGGCCGGGCTGCTGGCACTGGGCGGTGTCGGCGCGGCAGGCTGGCATATCTGGGTCAAGGCGCATCCGGGCACTACCTGCGGCGTCGATCCATTGGAAACACCGCTCAATCAATTGCCCACTGCCAAATTATTCCCGGCTCTGTTTCAGGTCGATGGCTTGTGCACGACCGACTATGGAACGACCCTGGGCTTGTCGGTGCCGCAATGGTCGCTGCTCGGTTTCGTTCTGGTCTCCATCGTCTTGCTGGTTGCGCTGGCGCGTCAGCGCTAA
- the prmC gene encoding peptide chain release factor N(5)-glutamine methyltransferase: MADESLPDNLNNARANTPINSGEQSLTALLQAVPLIPLEKRILASHVLGWTRIQLITRSEELIAAADAEQLSALFQRRLAGEPIAYLVGQREFYGLDFEVTPAVLIPRPDTELLVELALTHLPPAGKLLDMGTGSGAIAVAIAHTRPDAQISALDASATALEVAARNAARHLTAPAKGIDFLLSNWYDALGERCFDIIVSNPPYIAADDHHLQQGDLRFEPLTALTDHGDGLSALRILIDGAPAHLAAHGWLLLEHGYDQSAAVRALLSDAAWTEVQSWCDLAGIERVTGGRRPT, translated from the coding sequence ATGGCTGACGAATCCCTGCCGGATAATTTGAACAATGCGCGGGCAAACACGCCGATCAACAGCGGCGAACAAAGTCTCACCGCACTGCTGCAAGCTGTGCCACTCATACCGTTGGAAAAACGCATCCTGGCCAGCCATGTGCTGGGCTGGACGCGTATCCAACTCATCACCCGCTCGGAAGAGCTGATCGCCGCTGCCGATGCAGAACAGCTTTCTGCCCTCTTCCAGCGTCGCCTCGCAGGTGAACCCATCGCCTATCTGGTTGGTCAGCGTGAATTTTACGGACTCGATTTTGAAGTCACGCCAGCGGTGCTGATTCCGCGCCCCGATACCGAATTGCTGGTGGAACTGGCACTGACGCATCTGCCCCCTGCCGGCAAGTTGCTCGACATGGGTACCGGCTCCGGCGCGATTGCGGTGGCCATTGCGCATACCCGTCCCGATGCGCAAATCAGCGCGCTCGATGCCAGCGCAACGGCGCTGGAAGTGGCCGCCCGCAACGCCGCACGCCATTTAACTGCGCCCGCCAAGGGCATCGATTTCCTGCTCAGCAACTGGTACGACGCCTTAGGCGAGCGCTGCTTCGACATCATCGTTTCCAACCCGCCGTATATCGCCGCCGACGACCATCACCTGCAACAGGGCGATTTGCGATTCGAGCCGCTCACCGCGCTGACCGATCACGGCGACGGCTTGTCTGCCTTGCGCATCCTCATCGACGGCGCGCCAGCACATCTGGCCGCTCATGGCTGGCTGCTGCTGGAACATGGCTACGACCAGTCGGCTGCTGTGCGCGCCTTGCTCAGCGACGCCGCCTGGACCGAAGTGCAAAGCTGGTGCGATCTGGCCGGTATCGAACGCGTCACTGGTGGCCGACGGCCGACGTAA
- a CDS encoding tetratricopeptide repeat protein: MQHLLEFMMQSIVLEQQSDIDAALACMDRALILDPVFLPALMRRGTLLQNAQRHEEAIDCFDLAMRYSPQLEQARQLRDAALDLALAHAEQQLADTPDSMDARAHRAAILTRMERHAAALADYDAVLAALPENAEARNRRANLLLAMDQPERALAEYDAVLAALPDQVAVMFNRANTLQKMQRLDEAVAAYQQVLALRPHFAEAKLEQAQCLLLAGDYARGWQQHEARWQTAQLEAHHLPSKAPQWLGDYPLAGQRLLLWAEQGLGDTLQFVRYVALAAQLAQQANPPGQVLLRVPAPLLTLLQPLQAEYGIVVSANAAVLPEHDLHCSLMSLPLALADTQNTIPASSAYLHADTMLSAAWRERLPIENSNSLRIGLAWAGRQYGPVNRSRDLPLERWNAIVPAAMQAMTGSGNSSLPIFYSLQKDIPASELALAETMPDFALLGSDLQDFADTAALIDNLDLVISVDTAVAHLAAALGKPVWLLLRHSSEWRWLLERNDSPWYPSMRIFRQATPGDWDSVLREVARELYTLRR; encoded by the coding sequence ATGCAACACCTCCTCGAATTCATGATGCAAAGCATCGTGCTGGAACAGCAAAGCGACATCGACGCTGCGCTGGCCTGCATGGACCGGGCGCTGATTCTCGACCCCGTATTTCTGCCGGCGCTCATGCGCCGCGGCACGCTGCTGCAAAACGCGCAGCGCCACGAAGAAGCCATCGATTGCTTTGATCTGGCCATGCGCTACAGCCCGCAACTGGAGCAAGCCCGGCAGCTGCGCGACGCCGCCCTCGATCTCGCGCTGGCGCACGCCGAACAACAACTTGCCGATACCCCCGACAGCATGGATGCCCGCGCCCATCGCGCCGCCATCCTGACAAGAATGGAACGCCACGCCGCTGCGCTGGCCGATTACGACGCCGTGCTGGCCGCGCTGCCGGAGAACGCCGAAGCACGCAACCGGCGCGCCAATCTGCTGCTGGCAATGGATCAACCTGAACGCGCCCTGGCCGAATACGACGCCGTTCTCGCCGCGCTGCCGGATCAGGTGGCAGTCATGTTCAACCGCGCCAATACCCTGCAAAAAATGCAAAGGCTGGACGAAGCAGTGGCCGCTTATCAGCAAGTGCTGGCCTTGCGTCCGCATTTTGCCGAAGCCAAACTGGAACAGGCACAGTGCCTGCTGCTCGCCGGCGATTACGCGCGTGGCTGGCAGCAGCACGAAGCCCGCTGGCAGACGGCACAACTGGAAGCGCACCACTTGCCGAGCAAAGCGCCGCAGTGGCTGGGCGACTACCCGCTCGCCGGCCAGCGTCTGCTGCTGTGGGCAGAACAAGGTCTCGGCGATACCCTGCAGTTCGTACGCTATGTCGCTCTGGCGGCGCAATTGGCGCAGCAAGCCAATCCGCCCGGGCAGGTGCTGCTGCGCGTGCCTGCGCCGCTGCTGACCTTGCTGCAACCGTTGCAGGCTGAATACGGGATCGTGGTCAGCGCCAATGCGGCCGTGCTGCCGGAACACGATCTGCATTGCTCGCTGATGAGCCTGCCCTTGGCGCTGGCCGACACGCAAAATACCATCCCTGCATCCTCCGCTTACCTGCACGCCGATACGATGCTGAGCGCCGCGTGGCGCGAGCGTTTGCCAATAGAAAATAGCAATAGTTTGCGCATCGGCCTGGCATGGGCCGGGAGGCAATACGGCCCGGTTAACCGCAGCCGCGATCTGCCGCTGGAGCGCTGGAACGCCATCGTGCCAGCGGCAATGCAAGCAATGACTGGCTCGGGGAATTCTTCGCTTCCGATTTTTTACAGCCTGCAAAAAGACATTCCGGCCAGCGAATTGGCATTAGCCGAAACCATGCCCGACTTTGCCTTACTGGGATCAGATTTACAGGATTTTGCAGATACCGCCGCACTGATCGACAACCTCGATCTGGTCATCAGCGTCGATACTGCCGTGGCGCATCTGGCGGCCGCGCTTGGCAAACCCGTATGGCTGCTGCTGCGTCATTCCAGCGAATGGCGCTGGCTGCTGGAACGCAATGATTCGCCGTGGTATCCGTCGATGCGCATTTTCCGGCAAGCGACGCCGGGCGACTGGGATAGTGTGTTGCGGGAAGTGGCGCGGGAGCTCTACACACTGCGCCGATAA
- a CDS encoding indolepyruvate ferredoxin oxidoreductase family protein, with protein MNAPLTSSQRQLLDDITLDDKYRRQTGRVFMTGTQALIRLTMLQRKRDQHAGLNTAGFITGYRGSPLGTVDMTAEKASKYLDAHHVKFTPGINEDLAATSVWGTQQVNLFPGAQYDGVFSLWYGKGPGVDRCGDVFKHANMVGTSQHGGVLVVAGDDHAAKSSTTAHQSEHILKACGIPVLYPSSVQEYLDYGLHGWAMSRYTGLWVAMKCVTDIVESGMSVDIDRDRVKIVLPDDFELPASGLNIRLPDSVLEQEVRMNQYKWYAALAYARVNGLNQIIWDSPRARIGIVTAGKSYLDTRQALEDLGIDETVAADIGIRLYKIGMTWPLEAEGVHRFAEGLEEILVVEEKRQILEYQIKEELYNLPDGARPRVVGKFDDTGEWSGSHREGHGHWLLPATYELNPAQIARAIAARISRYFAGHPIEQRVKARIAYLEAKEATLNIVTKADPAKDRIPHFCSGCPHNTSTKLPEGSRGLAGIGCHYMVTWMDRESSTFTHMGGEGVTWVGQSPFTSEAHVFANLGDGTYFHSGLLAIRASVAAKVNITYKILYNDAVAMTGGQTVDGPLDPAMISRQLAAEGVTPIIVVTDEPDKYAADTPWAPGVTIRHRSELDAVQRELRILTGASAMIYDQTCASEKRRRRKRGTYPDLAKRAVINEAVCEGCGDCSVQSNCLSVEPLETEFGRKRQINQSSCNKDYSCVTGFCPSFVTVEGGKLKKPARVALPNAAAATAEGPGALPQPLLPPLDTPYGIIVTGIGGTGVVTIGQILAMAAHLEGKACSVLDMSGLAQKGGPVLSHVRIAEQAEALHSTRVGTGAADLVIGCDVIVTAARDALSRMGEGRTHAVINSTATPTAAFVRNPDWQFPGQAAERDIRAACGAERVELIDAGHIAGALLGDAIATNMFMLGYAFQKGWVPLSEGAILKAIELNALSVEFNQLAFAWGRSAAHDPASVAQLAQRNGARAQVIAFKRTPPLAQQIATRVAFLSAYQNAAYAEQYRSFVASVEAAEAVLPGIRPPRLSTAVATYLFKLMAYKDEYEVARLYTDGAFTRKIAAMFEGNYKLRFHLAPPLFSRHDANGHLIKKEFGSWAMQAFRVLARLRFLRGSVFDPFGHTRERKQERALIDAYRETISALLPRLTAFNLVQAVEIASIPEGIRGYGHVKERHLEAALEKQARLLAGFDNPAAAQPDDGISHAA; from the coding sequence ATGAACGCACCCCTGACTTCCAGTCAACGACAGTTGCTGGACGATATTACCCTCGACGATAAATACCGACGCCAAACTGGCCGGGTGTTCATGACCGGCACTCAGGCACTGATTCGCCTGACCATGTTGCAGCGTAAGCGCGACCAGCACGCCGGCCTCAATACCGCTGGCTTTATCACTGGCTATCGCGGTTCCCCGCTAGGCACGGTCGATATGACGGCTGAAAAAGCCAGCAAATATCTCGACGCCCACCACGTCAAATTCACCCCCGGCATCAATGAAGATCTTGCTGCCACCAGCGTCTGGGGTACGCAGCAAGTCAATCTGTTTCCCGGTGCGCAATACGACGGCGTTTTTTCCTTGTGGTACGGCAAGGGCCCCGGCGTTGATCGCTGCGGCGATGTGTTCAAACACGCCAACATGGTCGGCACTTCGCAGCATGGCGGCGTGCTGGTGGTGGCCGGCGACGACCATGCCGCCAAGTCCTCGACCACGGCGCATCAGAGCGAACACATCCTCAAGGCCTGCGGCATTCCCGTGCTTTATCCCTCTTCGGTGCAGGAATACCTCGACTACGGCCTGCATGGCTGGGCCATGAGTCGCTATACCGGTTTGTGGGTGGCGATGAAATGCGTGACCGATATCGTCGAATCGGGCATGTCGGTGGACATCGACCGCGACCGCGTCAAGATCGTGCTGCCTGACGATTTCGAACTGCCCGCCAGCGGCCTCAACATCCGCCTGCCCGACAGCGTGCTGGAACAAGAAGTACGGATGAATCAGTACAAGTGGTACGCCGCCCTCGCCTACGCCCGCGTCAACGGCCTCAATCAGATAATCTGGGACAGTCCGCGTGCGCGCATCGGCATCGTGACCGCCGGCAAGTCCTATCTCGACACCCGGCAAGCGCTGGAAGACCTCGGTATTGATGAAACCGTCGCCGCCGACATCGGTATCCGGCTCTACAAAATCGGCATGACCTGGCCGCTGGAAGCCGAAGGCGTGCATCGCTTTGCAGAAGGGCTGGAAGAAATTCTGGTGGTGGAAGAAAAGCGCCAGATTCTCGAATACCAGATCAAGGAAGAACTCTACAACCTGCCTGATGGAGCCCGTCCGCGTGTGGTCGGCAAGTTCGACGACACCGGCGAGTGGAGCGGTTCGCACCGCGAAGGCCACGGTCACTGGCTGCTGCCCGCCACCTACGAACTGAATCCGGCGCAGATCGCTCGCGCTATCGCTGCGCGCATTTCGCGCTACTTCGCCGGTCATCCTATCGAGCAACGCGTCAAGGCCCGTATTGCCTATCTGGAAGCGAAGGAAGCCACGCTCAACATCGTCACCAAGGCCGATCCCGCCAAGGACAGGATTCCGCATTTCTGTTCCGGCTGTCCGCACAATACCTCGACCAAACTGCCGGAAGGCAGCCGCGGACTGGCCGGTATCGGCTGTCACTATATGGTGACCTGGATGGACCGTGAATCGTCCACCTTCACCCACATGGGCGGCGAAGGCGTCACTTGGGTTGGCCAGTCGCCGTTCACCAGCGAAGCGCATGTCTTTGCCAATCTCGGCGACGGCACTTACTTCCATTCCGGCTTGCTGGCGATTCGCGCCTCCGTCGCGGCGAAGGTCAACATTACCTACAAAATTCTGTACAACGATGCTGTCGCCATGACCGGCGGCCAGACGGTCGACGGCCCGCTCGATCCGGCGATGATTTCGCGGCAACTCGCGGCAGAGGGCGTCACGCCCATCATCGTCGTCACCGATGAGCCGGACAAATATGCTGCCGATACGCCGTGGGCACCCGGCGTGACCATCCGGCACCGCAGCGAACTCGACGCCGTACAGCGCGAACTGCGCATCCTCACCGGTGCCTCCGCCATGATTTACGACCAGACTTGCGCTTCGGAAAAACGTCGCCGCCGCAAACGTGGCACCTATCCCGATCTGGCCAAGCGCGCCGTGATCAATGAAGCCGTGTGCGAAGGCTGCGGCGATTGCAGCGTGCAGTCCAACTGCTTGTCGGTGGAGCCGCTGGAAACCGAATTCGGCCGCAAGCGCCAGATCAATCAATCCTCCTGCAACAAGGACTATTCCTGCGTCACCGGTTTTTGCCCGAGCTTCGTTACGGTCGAAGGCGGCAAGCTGAAAAAGCCCGCCCGCGTTGCCTTGCCTAATGCCGCAGCAGCAACAGCGGAAGGCCCCGGCGCATTGCCGCAGCCGCTACTGCCTCCGCTTGATACGCCTTACGGCATTATTGTGACCGGCATCGGCGGCACCGGCGTCGTCACCATCGGGCAGATACTGGCGATGGCCGCGCATCTGGAAGGCAAAGCCTGCTCCGTGCTGGATATGAGTGGTCTGGCGCAAAAAGGCGGTCCGGTCTTGTCCCACGTACGAATAGCGGAACAAGCGGAAGCCTTGCATTCCACCCGTGTCGGTACTGGTGCGGCCGATCTGGTGATCGGTTGCGACGTGATTGTCACCGCGGCCCGCGACGCACTCTCGCGCATGGGCGAAGGCCGCACACATGCCGTCATCAACAGCACCGCCACGCCGACGGCCGCCTTCGTGCGCAATCCCGACTGGCAATTCCCCGGTCAGGCCGCCGAACGCGACATCCGCGCTGCCTGCGGTGCGGAACGGGTCGAGCTGATCGACGCCGGTCATATCGCCGGTGCGCTATTGGGGGATGCCATTGCCACCAATATGTTCATGCTGGGTTATGCCTTTCAAAAGGGCTGGGTGCCCTTGTCCGAAGGCGCCATTCTGAAAGCGATTGAATTGAATGCCTTGTCGGTCGAATTCAATCAGTTGGCATTCGCCTGGGGCCGCAGCGCCGCGCACGATCCCGCTTCCGTGGCGCAACTGGCGCAACGCAATGGCGCCCGCGCACAAGTGATTGCCTTCAAACGGACGCCGCCGCTGGCGCAGCAAATCGCTACCCGCGTTGCCTTCCTCAGCGCTTATCAGAACGCCGCTTACGCCGAACAATATCGCAGCTTTGTTGCCAGCGTAGAAGCAGCGGAAGCGGTCTTGCCGGGTATTCGTCCGCCAAGGCTGAGTACGGCGGTTGCCACCTACCTCTTCAAACTGATGGCTTATAAAGATGAATATGAAGTGGCGCGTCTTTATACCGACGGTGCTTTCACGCGCAAGATAGCCGCCATGTTTGAAGGCAATTACAAACTGCGTTTCCACCTCGCGCCACCGCTGTTTTCCCGGCATGACGCCAACGGCCATCTGATCAAGAAGGAATTCGGTTCCTGGGCCATGCAGGCATTTCGCGTGTTGGCACGCTTGCGCTTTTTACGCGGCAGTGTGTTCGATCCGTTTGGCCATACGCGGGAACGCAAGCAGGAGCGGGCGCTGATCGACGCGTACCGTGAAACAATCTCGGCACTATTGCCGCGCCTGACGGCCTTCAATCTGGTGCAGGCAGTGGAGATTGCCAGCATCCCGGAAGGTATTCGTGGTTACGGCCATGTCAAGGAACGCCATCTGGAAGCCGCTCTGGAAAAGCAGGCCCGTTTGCTGGCGGGGTTTGATAATCCGGCAGCGGCACAGCCGGACGATGGCATCTCGCACGCGGCATAA
- the phhA gene encoding phenylalanine 4-monooxygenase: MTNSVSNNSVSTEDFFDSVAAKSDSGSLRGDYRLADKDYVVAQDWAAYTPEQHALWRRLYERQAKLIPGRACDVFLESLGRLDVSQGIPQFEGISDTLFKTTGWRLVAVPGLVPDQTFFEHLAHRRFPVTVWLREPEEFDYIVEPDVFHDFFGHVPLLFDPIFADHLQEYGKGGLKAMKLDGLGMLARLYWYTIEFGLIDSPQGLRAYGAGILSSGGEIIHCLNSPQPRRIAFDVERVMRTLYRIDAYQETYFVIRDFQQLFNDTASDFTPLYAALQSQPPLAASSLLVEEINLPLRQSSDDAQSA, from the coding sequence ATGACTAATTCTGTTTCAAATAACTCCGTTTCAACTGAAGATTTTTTCGACAGTGTCGCCGCCAAATCCGACAGCGGCAGCCTGCGCGGAGATTATCGACTGGCCGACAAAGATTACGTAGTCGCGCAGGACTGGGCTGCTTACACGCCCGAACAGCACGCGCTGTGGCGGCGTCTTTACGAACGTCAGGCCAAACTGATTCCGGGACGCGCCTGCGATGTGTTTCTGGAAAGCTTAGGCCGTCTGGATGTCAGTCAGGGCATTCCGCAGTTCGAAGGCATTAGCGACACGCTGTTCAAAACCACCGGCTGGCGGCTGGTCGCGGTGCCGGGGTTGGTGCCGGATCAGACTTTTTTTGAGCATCTTGCGCATCGCCGTTTTCCGGTCACTGTCTGGCTGCGCGAGCCGGAAGAATTCGATTACATCGTCGAGCCGGATGTGTTCCATGATTTTTTCGGGCATGTCCCCTTATTGTTCGATCCGATTTTTGCTGACCATTTGCAGGAATACGGCAAGGGTGGTCTGAAGGCGATGAAGTTGGATGGTCTCGGCATGCTGGCCCGCTTGTATTGGTACACCATCGAATTCGGCCTGATCGACAGTCCTCAGGGATTGCGCGCCTATGGTGCCGGCATCCTGTCTTCCGGCGGGGAAATTATCCATTGCCTGAACAGTCCGCAACCGCGCCGCATTGCCTTCGATGTCGAGCGCGTCATGCGCACCCTGTATCGCATTGATGCCTATCAGGAAACCTATTTCGTGATTCGCGATTTCCAGCAGTTATTTAACGACACTGCGTCCGATTTCACTCCGCTCTACGCGGCCTTGCAGAGTCAGCCGCCGCTGGCGGCATCGAGCTTGCTGGTAGAGGAAATCAACCTGCCGCTTCGGCAATCATCTGACGATGCTCAGTCGGCATAG